Part of the Sebastes fasciatus isolate fSebFas1 unplaced genomic scaffold, fSebFas1.pri Scaffold_107, whole genome shotgun sequence genome is shown below.
catagcatagcataacataacatagcataacatagcatagcataacataacatagcataacataacatagcataacaacataacatagcataacataacatagcatagcatagcatagcataacataacatagcatagcataacataacatagcataacatagcatagcataacatagcatagcataacataacatagcatagcatagcataacataacagcataacataacatagcatagcataacataacagcataacataacatagcatagcatagcatagcataacataacataacatagcataacataacatagcatagcataacatagcatagcatagcagagcagagcagagcagagcagaacataacataacatagcacctgcatgtatatgtgtgtgtgtgaaatgttgTTAGCATGACAACTAAATTTGCATTGCAGCAACAtgtgtaaaatacattttgtttatgttgttgcATATTGTGTTACCATggtgacctgatggtggcgctacagAGGAGAAGGCAGAGGGTCATTAGAGTTCTGATGGTTCATCCTGAAGGGAACATGAATGATGGAACTCATTTCATCAACATCCATACAAACAGTCCTTTCCTTCAGTGCTGCCAAACAAACCCCCTCATTCATTTCTCCTCACGTACAAGTTATTTACTATCACCTGATCTACGACTTGAAGGCTGAGCTGTCATTCTTCATGACGGTACAGATTCCCCTCAGACTTCAGTTGATCAGGCAGAGAGACCGAGAACCAGCTCCCATCCtcttaataatacaaaataaaatgcctccttaataataataataataataataatgaacaagttctctaaaataacaaacaattaaggaaactgaaatatactttttatttttcctttataGTTTCCCCAAATGAAATAGACCAAAAGAAAcgggtataaagggtttcagtgaaaatcaacaaatgaatagaataacTAGATAAAGCCTCCAGGTGTTAGGCCGTTGTTAGACTATCGTTAGGCGATAAAGATAGTCTAACAACGGCCTAACGATAGTCTAACGATAGGCCGTCGCTAGGCCGTCATTAGGCCGTCGTTAGGCAATCGTTAGGCCGTCGTTAGGCTATCGTTAGGCTGTCGTTAGGCTATCGTTAGGCTGTTGCTAGGCTATCGTTAGGCTGTCGTTAGGCTATCGTTAGGCTATCGTTAGGCCGTTGCTAGGCTATCGTTAGGCTGTCGTTAGGCTGTCGTTAGGCTATCGTTAGGCTGTCGTTAGGCCGTCGTTAGGCTATCGTTAGGCTATCGTTAGGCCGTTGCTAGGCTATCGTTAGGCTGTCGTTAGACCGTCGTTAGGCCGTCGTTAGACTATCGTTAGGCTATCGTTAGGCTATCGTTAAGCTGTCGTTAGGCCGTCGTTAGGCTATCGTTAGGCTATCGTTAGGCTGTCGTTAGGCCGTCGTTAGGCAGGCAAGATCCTTGCACGAACACCTAAACGTCCTAGTGAGGTAACCTAACTGAAGGTATTTATTTAGTGTCCCCCACTAGGATAGTCAACACTCTCAATCAGCAAAACACAAAGAGCTCAGAATCTCAGAGAACATGAACAGTATAGAAGACAttaatataatagaatataataagaGCTGTGTTTCTGTTCAGATGCTCCGTCCAGTCCGATGATCTACACTCATGACAACGTGGATCTGGGACAGGAGAACATCCTCATCTGTCATGTGACTGGGTTCTTTCCTGCTCCTGTTAACGTCTCCTGGACAAAGAACGGAGAGAAGGTCACCGTAGGAACCAGCATCAATGTTCCCATGATCAACAAAGACGGAACCTACAACCAGTTCTCCACACTGAAGTTCACCCCACAGCTGGGAGACATCTACAGCTGTGAGGTGGAACATCTGGCCCTGGAGCAACCACTGACCAGAATCTGGGGTGAGAAACACTTTATTAACATCTAAACAAACTACAGACAGactacagacagacacagacagatcAATACAGACACCTGATGAACTGACCAAACTACAGACAGATCAATACAGATCAATACAGACACCTGATGAACTGACCAAACTACAGCTGATCTGTCTCCAGATGTGGAGGTGAAGCTGCATGTTTCTGTCTCCAGATGTGGAGGTGAAGCTGAATGTTTTCTGTGTCCAGATGTGGAGGTGAAGCtgaatgtttctgtgtgtttctgtctccagATGTGGAGGTGGAGCTGAAGCTGAATGTTTCTGTCTCCAGATGTGGAGGTGGAGCTGAAGCtgaatgtttctgtgtttctgtcttcagATGTGGAGGTGGAGCTGAAGCTGAATGTTTCTGTCTCCAGATGTGGAGGTGGAGCTGAATGTTTCTGTCTCCAGATGTGGAGGTGTGAttagtgtctgtgtgtttctgtctccagATGTGAAGGTGAAGCTGAATGTTTCTGTGtccagatgtggaggagtgattagtgtctgtgtgttttctgtgtccagatgtggaggagtgattAGTGTTTTCTGTCTCCAGATGTGAAGGTTTGATTAATGTTTTCTGTCTCCAGATGTGGAGGTGAAGCtgaatgtttctgtgtgtttctgtctccagATGTGGAGGTGAAGCTGAATGTTTATGTCTCCAGATGTGGAGGTGAAGCTGAATGTATCTGTGTCCAGATGTGGAGCAGTGAttagtgtctctgtgtgttttctgtgtccagatgtggaggagtgattAGTGTTTTCTGTCTCCAGATGTGAAGGTTTGATTAATGTTTTCTGTCTCCAGATGTGGAGGTGAAGCTGAATGTTTCTGTGtccagatgtggaggagtgattAGTGTCTCTGTTTTTTCTGTCCAGATGTGGAGGTGAAGCTGAAtgtctctgtgttttctgtgtccaGATGTGGAAGAGTGAttagtgtctctgtgtgttttctgtctccaGATGTGAAGGTGAAGCTGAATGTCTCTGTGtccagatgtggaggagtgattagtgtctctgtgtgttttctgtgtccaGATGTGGAAGAGTGAttagtgtctctgtgtgttttctgtgtccaGATGTGGAGGTGAAGCTGAAtgtctctgtgttttctgtgtccagatgtggaggagtgattcgtgtctctgtgtgttttctgtgtccaGATGTGGAGAAGCCTCAGCCCGGTATTGGCCCATCAGTGTTCTGTGGACTGGGTCTGACGGTGGGTCTGCTCGGTGTGGCTGCTGGAACCTTCTTCCTCATCAAAGGAAACGAGTGCAGCTGATTGGTTGgggctgatgatgtcatcacctGGTATATAGTTATCTATAGTGATATCActgctgtctctctcactgtttaacagctttcCTTCATTCTTTGCTGCAGATTAAATCCAGTTTACTCATTAAACTGATAAATGATCAAATATATTCACtgaaatgatgctgaaataaataaataaagattctGTCTTCCAGATGTGTTGAACATGTAAAGACTCGTTTTTCGATccctgtattcaccgtctgaACCGCTCCGGTTtagctcctgtctctttaagagccCCTCCctaaaaagcccagtctgctctgattggctggagagGAAAACATGGTTCACCTGAGTAAAGGTAGTTCTccagctgtgggcggtatattctaatgaggctGTGACATAAGAAGGGGAGACAGGTGTGATTGGCTGGTTGAATcccatcccataataacctgaCTGGTTGTCTGATTTCACAGTTTgagggttggtaggaactccagagaGCCAGATGGAGAACACGTATACGTCTCCTTTAAAGGACAGGTTCACCTTTCTTCAGATCTCTCTTAGTAAAACACTCCCACTCCCCTGAGTACATGGACAGGATGAGAGCTGCAGCTGTTCATGAAGAGTGAAGACGTCTGTTTCTAACCTGACTCCTGTCCTTGTGTCCAGGCTGAGCTGCAGACTCAGTCAACAGAGAGTAACTTTAAAGACCTCCTCCTGATGAAGCTTCATCTAACTCCAGATCAACTTTACAATAGATTTACAGAGAGAGGACTGTAGATGTAGTCCTCCATCACTTACCTTTAAACTGTCTTCTGATCACTCTGATCAGGAGGAATCAATACagaaactttaaccctttcaacgTGTTTAAAAACAGACTTTAATGAGAACCTGTTTCTAAAGCTTAACCTTTCCTTTGAACTTTAAAACAAAGGTTTAGTGTTTTCAGTGTTTATTCATCAGAAAATgaccaaaacatttatttaattcagTATTTTACTGGAAAACTTTTTGACAACTGTGACGGAGTAGCCGTCACTGACTGTGGGCAGCGCACACACATCaccgcaggcacacacacaaacacacacacacgccaaacATTTCTCCGCTCCCTTCCTGATTCACTCCGTAGTTAAAACGCATCGCGACATCTCCCTCTTCCCTAAACTGTTTGTCAGTAGTGCGACCAAAGGTGCACACTTGATTGTTCTGCTGTTTCCTATACGCAtatattcacacaaacattattcTCACTCACCAGCTGCTGAAACGCTGCGTGTCCATCCTGTCCATCCTGTCATGTCCATCCTGTCCATCCTGTCCATCCTGTCATGTCCATCCTGTCCATCCTGTCATGTCCCATTCACGGGTTTGACGAGCGAACAGGGCCGTAACAATCCCCCGTTATAAAGGGTGCTCTCGCGCGTTTTGAGATCATGTGAtcagtttaaatatgtttattattttgaatTGTGATTTTGTTGCAAATGAACTTGTTTTGGTTGGGGGGGGGATGTTTAGACAGAggtatataatttatatgtaaaatatgcCTAGGTTAAAGGGGCTATAAATATCTTTTATGATGAAGAATGttgttaattgttatttttctgtgtaAGTAATACGCCCGGGGGGGGGCGGCGGCTGAAGTCAGTCTGACCTTGAAGTGTTTACAGAGAAGGTAACCCTCAGGAAGgtaacatatactgtagattgcattgtttttgccTGTTCTGAAAGAGAAGCATGGAGTTATAGTGGAACTCTATTTTCAGTGCTATTTGATGTTTtgtacagagcttattttctattttttcactttttgtaaaTATTAAGCAATGATTGCACTTTGGGAGGCCGGCATAATAAAAGGGATTAATACAACGTTTTCCGACTACGCCAGTGTTTTCATGTTGCACGGAGTTTTGAAATAGAACCCTGCGACAACAACATAATGAGGAAATGTAAGTTTAAATACCTTCCCAgtgaaacatttataaataaacgTATGAATTAAATATTCACAACGTATTCCTTTACCTTTCCTAAGATATTCACTTCTCAAATGAAAGACTTGCTGGTACTGTGGTGTT
Proteins encoded:
- the LOC141763636 gene encoding mamu class II histocompatibility antigen, DR alpha chain-like isoform X6 yields the protein MKMMKMIVVLVLSGVLCVSAEVLHEDISIGGCSDVDGEKMYGLDGEEVWYADFMNNREVDPQPRFVDHISYPGGLENAKAELQICRTNLQNDRRALKDFPLEKDAPSSPMIYTHDNVDLGQENILICHVTGFFPAPVNVSWTKNGEKVTVGTSINVPMINKDGTYNQFSTLKFTPQLGDIYSCEVEHLALEQPLTRIWDVEKPQPGIGPSVFCGLGLTVGLLGVAAGTFFLIKGNECS
- the LOC141763636 gene encoding RLA class II histocompatibility antigen, DP alpha-1 chain-like isoform X1, encoding MKMMKMIVVLVLSGVLCVSAEVLHEDISIGGCSDVDGEKMYGLDGEEVWYADFMNNREVDPQPRFVDHISYPGGLENAKAELQICRTNLQNDRRALKDFPLEKDAPSSPMIYTHDNVDLGQENILICHVTGFFPAPVNVSWTKNGEKVTVGTSINVPMINKDGTYNQFSTLKFTPQLGDIYSCEVEHLALEQPLTRIWDVEVELNVSVSRCGGEAECFCVFLSPDVEVKLNVYVSRCGGLINVFCLQMWRSDSCLCVFSVSRCGEASARYWPISVLWTGSDGGSARCGCWNLLPHQRKRVQLIGWG
- the LOC141763636 gene encoding H-2 class II histocompatibility antigen, A-U alpha chain-like isoform X2 yields the protein MKMMKMIVVLVLSGVLCVSAEVLHEDISIGGCSDVDGEKMYGLDGEEVWYADFMNNREVDPQPRFVDHISYPGGLENAKAELQICRTNLQNDRRALKDFPLEKDAPSSPMIYTHDNVDLGQENILICHVTGFFPAPVNVSWTKNGEKVTVGTSINVPMINKDGTYNQFSTLKFTPQLGDIYSCEVEHLALEQPLTRIWDVEVELNVSVSRCGGEAECFCVFLSPDVEVKLNVYVSRCGGVIRVSVCFLCPDVEKPQPGIGPSVFCGLGLTVGLLGVAAGTFFLIKGNECS
- the LOC141763636 gene encoding H-2 class II histocompatibility antigen, E-U alpha chain-like isoform X9 yields the protein MKMMKMIVVLVLSGVLCVSAEVLHEDISIGGCSDVDGEKMYGLDGEEVWYADFMNNREVDPQPRFVDHISYPGGLENAKAELQICRTNLQNDRRALKDFPLEKDAPSSPMIYTHDNVDLGQENILICHVTGFFPAPVNVSWTKNGEKVTVGTSINVPMINKDGTYNQFSTLKFTPQLGDIYSCEVEHLALEQPLTRIWDVEVELNVSVSRCGGEAECFCVQMWRSD
- the LOC141763636 gene encoding H-2 class II histocompatibility antigen, E-U alpha chain-like isoform X8, which translates into the protein MKMMKMIVVLVLSGVLCVSAEVLHEDISIGGCSDVDGEKMYGLDGEEVWYADFMNNREVDPQPRFVDHISYPGGLENAKAELQICRTNLQNDRRALKDFPLEKDAPSSPMIYTHDNVDLGQENILICHVTGFFPAPVNVSWTKNGEKVTVGTSINVPMINKDGTYNQFSTLKFTPQLGDIYSCEVEHLALEQPLTRIWDVEVELNVSVSRCGGEAECLCVQMWRSD
- the LOC141763636 gene encoding H-2 class II histocompatibility antigen, A-U alpha chain-like isoform X4, producing the protein MKMMKMIVVLVLSGVLCVSAEVLHEDISIGGCSDVDGEKMYGLDGEEVWYADFMNNREVDPQPRFVDHISYPGGLENAKAELQICRTNLQNDRRALKDFPLEKDAPSSPMIYTHDNVDLGQENILICHVTGFFPAPVNVSWTKNGEKVTVGTSINVPMINKDGTYNQFSTLKFTPQLGDIYSCEVEHLALEQPLTRIWDVEVELNVSVSRCGGVIRVSVCFLCPDVEKPQPGIGPSVFCGLGLTVGLLGVAAGTFFLIKGNECS
- the LOC141763636 gene encoding H-2 class II histocompatibility antigen, E-U alpha chain-like isoform X7 translates to MKMMKMIVVLVLSGVLCVSAEVLHEDISIGGCSDVDGEKMYGLDGEEVWYADFMNNREVDPQPRFVDHISYPGGLENAKAELQICRTNLQNDRRALKDFPLEKDAPSSPMIYTHDNVDLGQENILICHVTGFFPAPVNVSWTKNGEKVTVGTSINVPMINKDGTYNQFSTLKFTPQLGDIYSCEVEHLALEQPLTRIWDVEVELNVSVSRCGGEAECFCVFLSPDVEE
- the LOC141763636 gene encoding RLA class II histocompatibility antigen, DP alpha-1 chain-like isoform X5, with translation MKMMKMIVVLVLSGVLCVSAEVLHEDISIGGCSDVDGEKMYGLDGEEVWYADFMNNREVDPQPRFVDHISYPGGLENAKAELQICRTNLQNDRRALKDFPLEKDAPSSPMIYTHDNVDLGQENILICHVTGFFPAPVNVSWTKNGEKVTVGTSINVPMINKDGTYNQFSTLKFTPQLGDIYSCEVEHLALEQPLTRIWDVEVELNVSVSRCGGEAECFCVFLSPDVEVKLNVYVSRCGGVISVFCLQM
- the LOC141763636 gene encoding RLA class II histocompatibility antigen, DP alpha-1 chain-like isoform X3 → MKMMKMIVVLVLSGVLCVSAEVLHEDISIGGCSDVDGEKMYGLDGEEVWYADFMNNREVDPQPRFVDHISYPGGLENAKAELQICRTNLQNDRRALKDFPLEKDAPSSPMIYTHDNVDLGQENILICHVTGFFPAPVNVSWTKNGEKVTVGTSINVPMINKDGTYNQFSTLKFTPQLGDIYSCEVEHLALEQPLTRIWDVEVELNVSVSRCGGEAECLCLQMWRSDSCLCVFSVSRCGEASARYWPISVLWTGSDGGSARCGCWNLLPHQRKRVQLIGWG